Below is a genomic region from Neovison vison isolate M4711 chromosome 9, ASM_NN_V1, whole genome shotgun sequence.
TGTGGTATTCCTACCAAATATGCATTACCTGAAGGTACCCATGTGAAAGcacagacaaacccaaattgagggacattctacaaaactgGGCATGATGGAGCATCAGTATTGGCAATTTGCTCTCGAATGGTTCAGAATAAAACATATTTGTACTATACTTAGAAACTTTTCTTTAGGTTGAGATTATTTCAAAGCTAAAAATTAATAACCGAAAGAGTTACCTTGAGTCACTGTAGATTTGATGGAAGCCACGGGTCAAGACGGGGCTAGGATCTGGATAAACCAGGTCAAACGCTAGCAAGTATATGTTACAGTCATGCTTTTCAGACGGTCTCCAGTGAAAGAAGGTTCCCCCTCAGTCTGTCCTGAaccaatacttttaaaaaacacagaattcCGCGCCTGGATTTGAGGACAATATCAAATTGCAGCAAGAATGGTCAAATGCTCGCTCTCCCTGTCTGGACTGATTCTCAGTATGGACTGGTAACAAGCAGTTTATGGACTAGCCCAGACCACACTTCGAGCAGCATTTTCCCGCACTAGGACGTGTGGTGCTCTGACTGCCATCATCTCcaaatgggaaataaaaacaactggTCACCCTGTTAATTCACAATGGCGGCAACATGAATTACCACCATAATTAAATAACATCAACCATTTATACAAAGCATTCAAAAAAGGGACAGCCCAGGCGATGGGAAGGGACAAAAGACCTTTAGGGTAACTCCATTTCTCCAAATGTGGTGAAGACAGGCCAAGAATGAATGAGACCGCCCTGATTCCAAACCAACTGCATTGTGATGACTAAACGGAAGACCAATCCAATCctacagaagaaagacaaaaacatcTGCTATGGGTCGGTCTGTAACACAGGGTCATGACTGTCATTGCTAGGAAGGGACCTGGTTTGGAAGGGGTTAGCAGAGCACCTCCCCCAAATCACATGGGTTTGATTTAACCGCAGAGACCAAGGGTCAGGCTACTGACTCCAAGCCGACCCCCACACAGGTTCGCTCCGTCAGGGCCTGTGCCACACACGGCCCCTCCCTCAGCCAGAGGCAGCCCTTTCCAATAAAAGAGAACAATTCTCTACTAAAGCAAACTCAGAGCAGAACAACGAGAAAGAAGCAACTGCACCCTCAGGGAAATGGCACGCCATCCAGGTTCAGGGTTCTTCTTAGGGACATTCTGACTTCAGTTGCCTGTCCCTGGATGCTAAAACCCTTGCGtcgcaccccaccccccgccccgccccaaaCACGAATTCTAGCCACACACCGAGGAGTCTCCACAAGAAACACATAAGCTGAAATCAAACTTTGTGCACAGCATCTGTGTCTGGCGCGCGCTTTGCTTACCTGGCGCGGTTTTGTAGCAAGATGTCCGGGAGGGCAGCGACGGGGCGTTCTTTGCCCGGGGGCTCTGGGTGTTCTGCAAGACTTGCCTCTGCCTCTTcagctcctcttccctctcctgggCTGCTCTGATCTCTTCCTCGATCATGGACAAAGTCCGCTGCTTCCTGGACCTCAGCTTGAAGGGCCCAACCATCACATCGGACTCCTGAGTGGCCAGGAGTGAGGCTGTGCTTCTCAGCTCAGCTGCCTCCGAGTACTTGCTGAAGTAGCTCCCCTCCGGTCTGGTCTCCTCCATGTTCACCGGGCCACTGGGCTGCGCTGCCGGCGGCGACTGGGAGGGCCCCCTTTCCCTGAGCGCCCTGTCTTCGGCAGGCAGAATCTTTGGTAACACCTCCCTTTTCTCTTGAACGGGAGAggacacctggggtggctcaAACATGCTCTGAGGCTTCTCTGAGCCGGGAGCCCCAGTTCCGGCTTCTTCTAGAATTGCCCCAGGTCCCTGCTGCTCTGTCCCACCCTTGCTGGTTTTGGACACGGCTCTATCCACTTGCTCGGCTATGGCTTGTTGAATGGCATTCTGCACCAGGAGACCAGCCTGATATTCCAAGGGATCATCCACTGATGGCGAGTCTCCCAGTGTAGACGAAGGGGAATAGAAACCGTGATCACTAAACGACTTGGAGACGCCTTCTCCCCGGCCCTCTGAAGGGTTGTCAGTTTGTGGAGTCTGGGGCAGAGAAAAATCGGCCAGTGAGTTCTCCTGGAGGGCGTTGGTGGTCTCGTTAGACGCCCCGCTGTCACTGATGTTGTCCATGCTAAAATCATTGGACAGGGTCTCCAGGACAGTAGTATCCTGGGACCTCACTGACAATTCATCCAAACCAGAGTCAAGCTCCTCTTGGGTGAGAGAAACATTGACTGACCTGGAAAACTGATCCAAGATCCCGGGGTCCTCATCCTTGACCACAGTGAGGACAGCCCGGGCACTGGTAAACTCCCCATCCTCTGCCCACAGTTTGGATAAGGGCCCACGTTTGGAAGGCTCACTGTAGGGCCCTTCCTTCCCCTGAGGAGCTGTGCTGCCCTGGCTTCCCCCCAAAGACTGGCTGTCCAGGGCACAGCTGGCTTTCTGCCCCTTGGCTGCTGGTGCACCACCGTCTTCCAGCGATCCCCCGATGGAAGCTGGTCTCGAGATGGTCAGGGGCTTGTCTGAGTTGATTGACCCCAGAGGCCTATAAAAGGGCTTGATAGAGAAGAGCCTGGGGGTACTCTGGCCCTTGGCCACCGTTTGCCTGGAGCTCTCCATGAGCTGGAACTGCTTGCGAGCAGCAGAGAAGTCTATTTGCTCGGTGACGATGTCCTCCTTGGCTTGGTCGGGGGCGCCGGCGTGCTcgcgggagggggcaggggccgcGCAGGGCTGCGGTGGGGGGGGCTGCTGCTGCATCAGCAGCTGCTCCTGCTGCGCCCTTCTCTCCTTGCGCTCCTTGTACTTCTTGTGCGACTCCAGATGCTCCTCGTCCAGCTGCTCCTCGATGGTCTTCTCCTGGGGAGGATTCCACCACTTGGCCGCGATGCCGGGATTCTTCTTCACCGCCTGGCTCCGGATgagctctctcctttccttttccagctcCAGCATCTCTTCCGAAGGCCTCACTTTCCTGACACAGTACTGCTCCTTCTCGTTCTCATCATCCTCGAAGAGCCTGGAGGGCTTCTTGTCCTCGTGGAAGGCGCGCAGCTCAAACTTGGCCTCCTTCTTCAGTGTGGTGAGCGTGAGCTCCCCATCACGGCCCGAGCACCGCGAGCTGCTGGAGGAGCCGGGGCTGGCGGGGGCCTGGGGGCTGTCCCCCCGCAGGTCTCGGGGCTGGGCAGGAGAGTGGCCGTTGGCTTTTCCACCCTCTGCCATGGCCTCAGAGTAGCTGGTGCTGAGCTCAGTATGGGGAGGGACCTGTCTGCCAGCTGCCCTCTCGGTGGGTTCCGGCTGGATGGCCGCGTGGGCAGGTGGGCTTCCGCCGCCCACCACGATGGCTGCTCCGGGCTCCGGGGATGAGGTACCGTTGTAAGTTCCGTCCACAGCAGGGTCACAGCAGCTGGCTTCCAGCACCTCGTCTAGATAGCGGATCTCTCTGGCCACTTCATTATCCAGAGCTTCATGGTGATCACTGAGGAGGCCGTTGTGGGGGGGTGAGTAGAAAGGAGAGGCGTGGTCCATGGAATGTGGGGTAGACACGGTCCCAGGAACACTTTTACATTCTGTGACGGAGACCTCAATTTCCATGTTTTTGTGATCTGGGGGAAGGGAGCTGGTTGCAGGCTCCAAGGGGTTGGCCCTGCTGCAGTTGTCTCTCTGGTTTTTTAGCCGGATATCATCCTCAGAGAGCTGGGGAGGCTTCTGGAATAAAGACAGGAGGAAAGACAGAGTTAGATACTAAATCTCTTATGGAGGTGAAGCCTTGAGAAATTAGTTGGTAACTgacaggaaggaaaactgaaacaTGACAAGGTCTGGGGAACAGAGATTTTCCTTTTCCAATTTACTCTGTTGTGGTGATAGGTACCTAAACCTCTCCATGTTACAGATTGTTTTGCTCACTGAGTCTCTGGAGAACGTTCCATAGATGTTaaccccatttttaaatttcagtgtaaaTGAAGATTCAGATCCTTTGAAGACACTGTTCAGATATCTTCTGAAGTAGAAGAGATTATATACCATAGCCAAAGCAATGGGGCAGAAATGTAACAGGACTATTTGTGTGTCCCCAAGTATAATAAGATGGTCCCCTTGCATAAGCAATACTTCTTGAAAACATGAGTCTCTGCCAGGTGTAATGCAGTTATTCTGGAGACAAGAAGCTTCTTGgagaatttttccaaaataaaatactagaaaaggGGAGATCCCTTCTAAAGCCTCTTAACAACTGTAGTGCCCCATTGCTATGGCTCTTAATTCAGCATGTGCGCTATAAATGCCATAACCAAAGCCACTGCTTGCACAGTTCTAATctctgggactacatcaaaacagTTTCTTAGTTAAGGACTGGGTAATTTTGCTTTGAAAAGTTAGTGGCCCCAGGCTCCTCCCTGGTTCCTAAAATGCTTTGTCTGTGATAGCTCCTCTCTTATCATTCAATAAGAaaaaccacatcttcttaatgttttgaaataaatcccacttggtcactAATTGCCAATTCCATGCAATTTTGTCATTTGGcattagtaaaattaattttcaaattctaggatgattttttttcacaCCCAAGGACTCTGGTATATCTTAGATAATTTAGTGGTAAATTGTGACGTTAATTAGGGAGTGTTCCTCAAGGATCTCAGGGACACCTTGGTCaagtttgtcttcctctctcaaGTTCATGCCGCATTAGTGGCATACTTCCATGCAAAACTGCAAGGTGGCATTGTTTTCATGTGTGTCCACTGTAAACGATTTTAAAATCTTAGAACATAATGCTAAAACATCACTTTTGGAGGACTCCCAGGGGATTGATTTCAGAGTCCTTCTAAGGAAAGTGCATAATTATGGATTTCTTCCTGAGACCTAGAACAATATGGGGACACACCTTatgtgctctgctctgctgtcAGAATGCTGAAAAAGTCTCATGGTTCTCCACGAACTGGGGTTTCCCTCATTCTGCATTTTTTTACATTCTCCTCCAGATTTAATCCAATCAGGTAATTTATGTTCCTTCTTCAGTCACAGGCAACAACAACTATTCCTTTGTCAACACCTTCTGGTCTTAGATGATCTTCCAGTCTAGCTCTGGTCGTTGTCCAACTCTGGTATTTAATACCATTAATGTTTATAATGCtaatacctttattttattttttttaccatcaTTAACTAGGGGTTCTTTTATCTTTGGAATGAACTCAAGAGGCATGTCAAAGATGTTTTTACtgccttttaaaaacattaactaGACTCTCTTTTGGTAA
It encodes:
- the PALM2AKAP2 gene encoding A-kinase anchor protein 2 isoform X5; the protein is MLCSRTAKPSPGQDGTSRGAAVYAMEINVEKDKQTGETKILSASTIGPEGVHQRGVKVYDDGTKVVYEVHSGGTVVENGVHTLSSKDVEALIQKAGQSSFRGGHVSERTVIADGSLGHPKEPMLCKEAKLEMVHKSRKDHSSGTPGQQPPAPSTEGPEANLDQPVTMIFMGYQNIEDEEETKKVLGYDETIKAELVLIDEDDEKSLREKTVTDVSTIDGNAAELVSGRPISDTTEPSSPEGKEESLATEPAPGVGWESTLLKGDEAASDATETSSADMTVKKPPQLSEDDIRLKNQRDNCSRANPLEPATSSLPPDHKNMEIEVSVTECKSVPGTVSTPHSMDHASPFYSPPHNGLLSDHHEALDNEVAREIRYLDEVLEASCCDPAVDGTYNGTSSPEPGAAIVVGGGSPPAHAAIQPEPTERAAGRQVPPHTELSTSYSEAMAEGGKANGHSPAQPRDLRGDSPQAPASPGSSSSSRCSGRDGELTLTTLKKEAKFELRAFHEDKKPSRLFEDDENEKEQYCVRKVRPSEEMLELEKERRELIRSQAVKKNPGIAAKWWNPPQEKTIEEQLDEEHLESHKKYKERKERRAQQEQLLMQQQPPPPQPCAAPAPSREHAGAPDQAKEDIVTEQIDFSAARKQFQLMESSRQTVAKGQSTPRLFSIKPFYRPLGSINSDKPLTISRPASIGGSLEDGGAPAAKGQKASCALDSQSLGGSQGSTAPQGKEGPYSEPSKRGPLSKLWAEDGEFTSARAVLTVVKDEDPGILDQFSRSVNVSLTQEELDSGLDELSVRSQDTTVLETLSNDFSMDNISDSGASNETTNALQENSLADFSLPQTPQTDNPSEGRGEGVSKSFSDHGFYSPSSTLGDSPSVDDPLEYQAGLLVQNAIQQAIAEQVDRAVSKTSKGGTEQQGPGAILEEAGTGAPGSEKPQSMFEPPQVSSPVQEKREVLPKILPAEDRALRERGPSQSPPAAQPSGPVNMEETRPEGSYFSKYSEAAELRSTASLLATQESDVMVGPFKLRSRKQRTLSMIEEEIRAAQEREEELKRQRQVLQNTQSPRAKNAPSLPSRTSCYKTAPGP
- the PALM2AKAP2 gene encoding A-kinase anchor protein 2 isoform X8; the protein is MTVKKPPQLSEDDIRLKNQRDNCSRANPLEPATSSLPPDHKNMEIEVSVTECKSVPGTVSTPHSMDHASPFYSPPHNGLLSDHHEALDNEVAREIRYLDEVLEASCCDPAVDGTYNGTSSPEPGAAIVVGGGSPPAHAAIQPEPTERAAGRQVPPHTELSTSYSEAMAEGGKANGHSPAQPRDLRGDSPQAPASPGSSSSSRCSGRDGELTLTTLKKEAKFELRAFHEDKKPSRLFEDDENEKEQYCVRKVRPSEEMLELEKERRELIRSQAVKKNPGIAAKWWNPPQEKTIEEQLDEEHLESHKKYKERKERRAQQEQLLMQQQPPPPQPCAAPAPSREHAGAPDQAKEDIVTEQIDFSAARKQFQLMESSRQTVAKGQSTPRLFSIKPFYRPLGSINSDKPLTISRPASIGGSLEDGGAPAAKGQKASCALDSQSLGGSQGSTAPQGKEGPYSEPSKRGPLSKLWAEDGEFTSARAVLTVVKDEDPGILDQFSRSVNVSLTQEELDSGLDELSVRSQDTTVLETLSNDFSMDNISDSGASNETTNALQENSLADFSLPQTPQTDNPSEGRGEGVSKSFSDHGFYSPSSTLGDSPSVDDPLEYQAGLLVQNAIQQAIAEQVDRAVSKTSKGGTEQQGPGAILEEAGTGAPGSEKPQSMFEPPQVSSPVQEKREVLPKILPAEDRALRERGPSQSPPAAQPSGPVNMEETRPEGSYFSKYSEAAELRSTASLLATQESDVMVGPFKLRSRKQRTLSMIEEEIRAAQEREEELKRQRQVLQNTQSPRAKNAPSLPSRTSCYKTAPGKIEKVKPPPSPSPEGPSAQPDLAPEEAAGTQRPKNLMQTLMEDYETHKSKRRERMDDGSYTSKLLSCKVTSEVLEATRVNRRKSALALRWEAGIYANQEEEDNE
- the PALM2AKAP2 gene encoding A-kinase anchor protein 2 isoform X3, translating into MEGKEKRKTQTEIEGKRQQLDEQILLLQHSKSKVLREKWLLQGIPAGTAEEEEARRRQSEEDEFRVKQLEDNIQRLEQEIQALESEESQISAKEQIILEKLKETEKSFKDFQKSFSNADGDAVNYISSQLPDLPMLCSRTAKPSPGQDGTSRGAAVYAMEINVEKDKQTGETKILSASTIGPEGVHQRGVKVYDDGTKVVYEVHSGGTVVENGVHTLSSKDVEALIQKAGQSSFRGGHVSERTVIADGSLGHPKEPMLCKEAKLEMVHKSRKDHSSGTPGQQPPAPSTEGPEANLDQPVTMIFMGYQNIEDEEETKKVLGYDETIKAELVLIDEDDEKSLREKTVTDVSTIDGNAAELVSGRPISDTTEPSSPEGKEESLATEPAPGVGWESTLLKGDEAASDATETSSADMTVKKPPQLSEDDIRLKNQRDNCSRANPLEPATSSLPPDHKNMEIEVSVTECKSVPGTVSTPHSMDHASPFYSPPHNGLLSDHHEALDNEVAREIRYLDEVLEASCCDPAVDGTYNGTSSPEPGAAIVVGGGSPPAHAAIQPEPTERAAGRQVPPHTELSTSYSEAMAEGGKANGHSPAQPRDLRGDSPQAPASPGSSSSSRCSGRDGELTLTTLKKEAKFELRAFHEDKKPSRLFEDDENEKEQYCVRKVRPSEEMLELEKERRELIRSQAVKKNPGIAAKWWNPPQEKTIEEQLDEEHLESHKKYKERKERRAQQEQLLMQQQPPPPQPCAAPAPSREHAGAPDQAKEDIVTEQIDFSAARKQFQLMESSRQTVAKGQSTPRLFSIKPFYRPLGSINSDKPLTISRPASIGGSLEDGGAPAAKGQKASCALDSQSLGGSQGSTAPQGKEGPYSEPSKRGPLSKLWAEDGEFTSARAVLTVVKDEDPGILDQFSRSVNVSLTQEELDSGLDELSVRSQDTTVLETLSNDFSMDNISDSGASNETTNALQENSLADFSLPQTPQTDNPSEGRGEGVSKSFSDHGFYSPSSTLGDSPSVDDPLEYQAGLLVQNAIQQAIAEQVDRAVSKTSKGGTEQQGPGAILEEAGTGAPGSEKPQSMFEPPQVSSPVQEKREVLPKILPAEDRALRERGPSQSPPAAQPSGPVNMEETRPEGSYFSKYSEAAELRSTASLLATQESDVMVGPFKLRSRKQRTLSMIEEEIRAAQEREEELKRQRQVLQNTQSPRAKNAPSLPSRTSCYKTAPGKIEKVKPPPSPSPEGPSAQPDLAPEEAAGTQRPKNLMQTLMEDYETHKSKRRERMDDGSYTSKLLSCKVTSEVLEATRVNRRKSALALRWEAGIYANQEEEDNE
- the PALM2AKAP2 gene encoding A-kinase anchor protein 2 isoform X1 encodes the protein MAEAELHKERLQAIAEKRKTQTEIEGKRQQLDEQILLLQHSKSKVLREKWLLQGIPAGTAEEEEARRRQSEEDEFRVKQLEDNIQRLEQEIQALESEESQISAKEQIILEKLKETEKSFKDFQKSFSNADGDAVNYISSQLPDLPMLCSRTAKPSPGQDGTSRGAAVYAMEINVEKDKQTGETKILSASTIGPEGVHQRGVKVYDDGTKVVYEVHSGGTVVENGVHTLSSKDVEALIQKAGQSSFRGGHVSERTVIADGSLGHPKEPMLCKEAKLEMVHKSRKDHSSGTPGQQPPAPSTEGPEANLDQPVTMIFMGYQNIEDEEETKKVLGYDETIKAELVLIDEDDEKSLREKTVTDVSTIDGNAAELVSGRPISDTTEPSSPEGKEESLATEPAPGVGWESTLLKGDEAASDATETSSADMTVKKPPQLSEDDIRLKNQRDNCSRANPLEPATSSLPPDHKNMEIEVSVTECKSVPGTVSTPHSMDHASPFYSPPHNGLLSDHHEALDNEVAREIRYLDEVLEASCCDPAVDGTYNGTSSPEPGAAIVVGGGSPPAHAAIQPEPTERAAGRQVPPHTELSTSYSEAMAEGGKANGHSPAQPRDLRGDSPQAPASPGSSSSSRCSGRDGELTLTTLKKEAKFELRAFHEDKKPSRLFEDDENEKEQYCVRKVRPSEEMLELEKERRELIRSQAVKKNPGIAAKWWNPPQEKTIEEQLDEEHLESHKKYKERKERRAQQEQLLMQQQPPPPQPCAAPAPSREHAGAPDQAKEDIVTEQIDFSAARKQFQLMESSRQTVAKGQSTPRLFSIKPFYRPLGSINSDKPLTISRPASIGGSLEDGGAPAAKGQKASCALDSQSLGGSQGSTAPQGKEGPYSEPSKRGPLSKLWAEDGEFTSARAVLTVVKDEDPGILDQFSRSVNVSLTQEELDSGLDELSVRSQDTTVLETLSNDFSMDNISDSGASNETTNALQENSLADFSLPQTPQTDNPSEGRGEGVSKSFSDHGFYSPSSTLGDSPSVDDPLEYQAGLLVQNAIQQAIAEQVDRAVSKTSKGGTEQQGPGAILEEAGTGAPGSEKPQSMFEPPQVSSPVQEKREVLPKILPAEDRALRERGPSQSPPAAQPSGPVNMEETRPEGSYFSKYSEAAELRSTASLLATQESDVMVGPFKLRSRKQRTLSMIEEEIRAAQEREEELKRQRQVLQNTQSPRAKNAPSLPSRTSCYKTAPGKIEKVKPPPSPSPEGPSAQPDLAPEEAAGTQRPKNLMQTLMEDYETHKSKRRERMDDGSYTSKLLSCKVTSEVLEATRVNRRKSALALRWEAGIYANQEEEDNE
- the PALM2AKAP2 gene encoding A-kinase anchor protein 2 isoform X6, with product MLCSRTAKPSPGQDGTSRGAGVGWESTLLKGDEAASDATETSSADMTVKKPPQLSEDDIRLKNQRDNCSRANPLEPATSSLPPDHKNMEIEVSVTECKSVPGTVSTPHSMDHASPFYSPPHNGLLSDHHEALDNEVAREIRYLDEVLEASCCDPAVDGTYNGTSSPEPGAAIVVGGGSPPAHAAIQPEPTERAAGRQVPPHTELSTSYSEAMAEGGKANGHSPAQPRDLRGDSPQAPASPGSSSSSRCSGRDGELTLTTLKKEAKFELRAFHEDKKPSRLFEDDENEKEQYCVRKVRPSEEMLELEKERRELIRSQAVKKNPGIAAKWWNPPQEKTIEEQLDEEHLESHKKYKERKERRAQQEQLLMQQQPPPPQPCAAPAPSREHAGAPDQAKEDIVTEQIDFSAARKQFQLMESSRQTVAKGQSTPRLFSIKPFYRPLGSINSDKPLTISRPASIGGSLEDGGAPAAKGQKASCALDSQSLGGSQGSTAPQGKEGPYSEPSKRGPLSKLWAEDGEFTSARAVLTVVKDEDPGILDQFSRSVNVSLTQEELDSGLDELSVRSQDTTVLETLSNDFSMDNISDSGASNETTNALQENSLADFSLPQTPQTDNPSEGRGEGVSKSFSDHGFYSPSSTLGDSPSVDDPLEYQAGLLVQNAIQQAIAEQVDRAVSKTSKGGTEQQGPGAILEEAGTGAPGSEKPQSMFEPPQVSSPVQEKREVLPKILPAEDRALRERGPSQSPPAAQPSGPVNMEETRPEGSYFSKYSEAAELRSTASLLATQESDVMVGPFKLRSRKQRTLSMIEEEIRAAQEREEELKRQRQVLQNTQSPRAKNAPSLPSRTSCYKTAPGKIEKVKPPPSPSPEGPSAQPDLAPEEAAGTQRPKNLMQTLMEDYETHKSKRRERMDDGSYTSKLLSCKVTSEVLEATRVNRRKSALALRWEAGIYANQEEEDNE
- the PALM2AKAP2 gene encoding A-kinase anchor protein 2 isoform X2 — protein: MEMAEAELHKERLQAIAEKRKTQTEIEGKRQQLDEQILLLQHSKSKVLREKWLLQGIPAGTAEEEEARRRQSEEDEFRVKQLEDNIQRLEQEIQALESEESQISAKEQIILEKLKETEKSFKDFQKSFSNADGDAVNYISSQLPDLPMLCSRTAKPSPGQDGTSRGAAVYAMEINVEKDKQTGETKILSASTIGPEGVHQRGVKVYDDGTKVVYEVHSGGTVVENGVHTLSSKDVEALIQKAGQSSFRGGHVSERTVIADGSLGHPKEPMLCKEAKLEMVHKSRKDHSSGTPGQQPPAPSTEGPEANLDQPVTMIFMGYQNIEDEEETKKVLGYDETIKAELVLIDEDDEKSLREKTVTDVSTIDGNAAELVSGRPISDTTEPSSPEGKEESLATEPAPGVGWESTLLKGDEAASDATETSSADMTVKKPPQLSEDDIRLKNQRDNCSRANPLEPATSSLPPDHKNMEIEVSVTECKSVPGTVSTPHSMDHASPFYSPPHNGLLSDHHEALDNEVAREIRYLDEVLEASCCDPAVDGTYNGTSSPEPGAAIVVGGGSPPAHAAIQPEPTERAAGRQVPPHTELSTSYSEAMAEGGKANGHSPAQPRDLRGDSPQAPASPGSSSSSRCSGRDGELTLTTLKKEAKFELRAFHEDKKPSRLFEDDENEKEQYCVRKVRPSEEMLELEKERRELIRSQAVKKNPGIAAKWWNPPQEKTIEEQLDEEHLESHKKYKERKERRAQQEQLLMQQQPPPPQPCAAPAPSREHAGAPDQAKEDIVTEQIDFSAARKQFQLMESSRQTVAKGQSTPRLFSIKPFYRPLGSINSDKPLTISRPASIGGSLEDGGAPAAKGQKASCALDSQSLGGSQGSTAPQGKEGPYSEPSKRGPLSKLWAEDGEFTSARAVLTVVKDEDPGILDQFSRSVNVSLTQEELDSGLDELSVRSQDTTVLETLSNDFSMDNISDSGASNETTNALQENSLADFSLPQTPQTDNPSEGRGEGVSKSFSDHGFYSPSSTLGDSPSVDDPLEYQAGLLVQNAIQQAIAEQVDRAVSKTSKGGTEQQGPGAILEEAGTGAPGSEKPQSMFEPPQVSSPVQEKREVLPKILPAEDRALRERGPSQSPPAAQPSGPVNMEETRPEGSYFSKYSEAAELRSTASLLATQESDVMVGPFKLRSRKQRTLSMIEEEIRAAQEREEELKRQRQVLQNTQSPRAKNAPSLPSRTSCYKTAPGKIEKVKPPPSPSPEGPSAQPDLAPEEAAGTQRPKNLMQTLMEDYETHKSKRRERMDDGSVLEATRVNRRKSALALRWEAGIYANQEEEDNE
- the PALM2AKAP2 gene encoding A-kinase anchor protein 2 isoform X4; translated protein: MEINVEKDKQTGETKILSASTIGPEGVHQRGVKVYDDGTKVVYEVHSGGTVVENGVHTLSSKDVEALIQKAGQSSFRGGHVSERTVIADGSLGHPKEPMLCKEAKLEMVHKSRKDHSSGTPGQQPPAPSTEGPEANLDQPVTMIFMGYQNIEDEEETKKVLGYDETIKAELVLIDEDDEKSLREKTVTDVSTIDGNAAELVSGRPISDTTEPSSPEGKEESLATEPAPGVGWESTLLKGDEAASDATETSSADMTVKKPPQLSEDDIRLKNQRDNCSRANPLEPATSSLPPDHKNMEIEVSVTECKSVPGTVSTPHSMDHASPFYSPPHNGLLSDHHEALDNEVAREIRYLDEVLEASCCDPAVDGTYNGTSSPEPGAAIVVGGGSPPAHAAIQPEPTERAAGRQVPPHTELSTSYSEAMAEGGKANGHSPAQPRDLRGDSPQAPASPGSSSSSRCSGRDGELTLTTLKKEAKFELRAFHEDKKPSRLFEDDENEKEQYCVRKVRPSEEMLELEKERRELIRSQAVKKNPGIAAKWWNPPQEKTIEEQLDEEHLESHKKYKERKERRAQQEQLLMQQQPPPPQPCAAPAPSREHAGAPDQAKEDIVTEQIDFSAARKQFQLMESSRQTVAKGQSTPRLFSIKPFYRPLGSINSDKPLTISRPASIGGSLEDGGAPAAKGQKASCALDSQSLGGSQGSTAPQGKEGPYSEPSKRGPLSKLWAEDGEFTSARAVLTVVKDEDPGILDQFSRSVNVSLTQEELDSGLDELSVRSQDTTVLETLSNDFSMDNISDSGASNETTNALQENSLADFSLPQTPQTDNPSEGRGEGVSKSFSDHGFYSPSSTLGDSPSVDDPLEYQAGLLVQNAIQQAIAEQVDRAVSKTSKGGTEQQGPGAILEEAGTGAPGSEKPQSMFEPPQVSSPVQEKREVLPKILPAEDRALRERGPSQSPPAAQPSGPVNMEETRPEGSYFSKYSEAAELRSTASLLATQESDVMVGPFKLRSRKQRTLSMIEEEIRAAQEREEELKRQRQVLQNTQSPRAKNAPSLPSRTSCYKTAPGKIEKVKPPPSPSPEGPSAQPDLAPEEAAGTQRPKNLMQTLMEDYETHKSKRRERMDDGSYTSKLLSCKVTSEVLEATRVNRRKSALALRWEAGIYANQEEEDNE
- the PALM2AKAP2 gene encoding A-kinase anchor protein 2 isoform X9, which gives rise to MEIEVSVTECKSVPGTVSTPHSMDHASPFYSPPHNGLLSDHHEALDNEVAREIRYLDEVLEASCCDPAVDGTYNGTSSPEPGAAIVVGGGSPPAHAAIQPEPTERAAGRQVPPHTELSTSYSEAMAEGGKANGHSPAQPRDLRGDSPQAPASPGSSSSSRCSGRDGELTLTTLKKEAKFELRAFHEDKKPSRLFEDDENEKEQYCVRKVRPSEEMLELEKERRELIRSQAVKKNPGIAAKWWNPPQEKTIEEQLDEEHLESHKKYKERKERRAQQEQLLMQQQPPPPQPCAAPAPSREHAGAPDQAKEDIVTEQIDFSAARKQFQLMESSRQTVAKGQSTPRLFSIKPFYRPLGSINSDKPLTISRPASIGGSLEDGGAPAAKGQKASCALDSQSLGGSQGSTAPQGKEGPYSEPSKRGPLSKLWAEDGEFTSARAVLTVVKDEDPGILDQFSRSVNVSLTQEELDSGLDELSVRSQDTTVLETLSNDFSMDNISDSGASNETTNALQENSLADFSLPQTPQTDNPSEGRGEGVSKSFSDHGFYSPSSTLGDSPSVDDPLEYQAGLLVQNAIQQAIAEQVDRAVSKTSKGGTEQQGPGAILEEAGTGAPGSEKPQSMFEPPQVSSPVQEKREVLPKILPAEDRALRERGPSQSPPAAQPSGPVNMEETRPEGSYFSKYSEAAELRSTASLLATQESDVMVGPFKLRSRKQRTLSMIEEEIRAAQEREEELKRQRQVLQNTQSPRAKNAPSLPSRTSCYKTAPGKIEKVKPPPSPSPEGPSAQPDLAPEEAAGTQRPKNLMQTLMEDYETHKSKRRERMDDGSYTSKLLSCKVTSEVLEATRVNRRKSALALRWEAGIYANQEEEDNE